In Microbacterium galbinum, a single window of DNA contains:
- a CDS encoding FUSC family protein, whose protein sequence is MRIPAAIRASQRSPLLQVVKSAAATIASWLIAGWVFPSQLPVFAAIAALLVVQPSVNQSLSKALERSIGVIAGVVIAMGLGLLLGSPSWIVLLAIVVAMLVAWIFRASPGTGNQVAISAMLVLALGSSSPEYAFARIIETLIGVAIGIVVNALIVPPVLVAPARHHLGLLGAELAASLDRLADALPNPQPPARMQELMLEARLLRPMKDAADAAIAAGEESLTLNPRRSTHRADLREMRALLERLSPIVTQVIGMTRAYADHYDDSIGEEPAVIAIAEQLRRAGHDVRLAVQIADVAPEPETLTSAIPALTAPLVIRPPSSQHWILIGSLMEDLRRIRGELVDDE, encoded by the coding sequence ATGCGCATTCCCGCCGCGATCCGCGCCAGCCAGCGATCCCCGCTGCTGCAGGTCGTGAAATCCGCAGCGGCGACCATCGCCTCCTGGCTCATCGCCGGATGGGTCTTCCCCTCGCAGTTGCCCGTGTTCGCCGCGATCGCCGCCCTCCTCGTCGTGCAGCCGAGCGTCAACCAGTCGCTCTCGAAGGCCCTCGAGCGCAGCATCGGCGTGATCGCGGGCGTCGTGATCGCGATGGGCTTGGGTCTGCTCCTCGGCTCGCCGAGCTGGATCGTTCTGCTCGCGATCGTCGTCGCGATGCTCGTGGCGTGGATCTTCCGCGCCTCCCCCGGCACCGGCAACCAGGTCGCGATCTCGGCCATGCTCGTGCTCGCCCTCGGCTCGTCGAGCCCCGAGTACGCGTTCGCCCGCATCATCGAGACGCTCATCGGCGTCGCGATCGGCATCGTCGTGAACGCCCTGATCGTGCCGCCCGTGCTCGTGGCCCCCGCGCGTCACCACCTCGGCCTGCTCGGTGCCGAGCTCGCGGCGAGCCTCGACCGGCTGGCCGACGCTCTCCCGAACCCGCAACCTCCGGCACGGATGCAGGAGCTGATGCTCGAGGCCCGCCTGCTGCGCCCGATGAAGGATGCCGCGGATGCCGCGATCGCGGCGGGCGAGGAATCGCTCACCCTCAATCCCCGCAGATCCACGCACCGAGCGGATCTGCGGGAGATGCGCGCGCTGCTCGAACGGCTGTCGCCGATCGTCACCCAGGTGATCGGGATGACCCGCGCCTACGCCGACCACTACGACGACTCGATCGGCGAGGAACCCGCGGTGATCGCCATCGCCGAGCAACTTCGACGAGCCGGGCACGACGTGCGCCTCGCCGTGCAGATCGCCGATGTCGCCCCCGAACCCGAGACGCTGACCTCCGCCATCCCGGCCCTCACCGCGCCGCTCGTGATCCGGCCGCCGTCGAGCCAGCACTGGATCCTCATCGGATCGCTCATGGAGGATCTCCGCCGTATCCGCGGCGAGCTCGTCGACGACGAGTGA
- a CDS encoding DNA alkylation repair protein: MSDVTLDRALAELAALEDPKMRAANEKRGDDHGMNLSRLRALAKTIKIDHPLAQELWATGETPARLLALLVCRPKDFSADELDAMLRETDPPKVNDWFVNYVAKKSPLAEEMRLRWFDDADPTVAAAAWSLTSVRVVKDPDGLDLDRLLDLIEAQMKDAPARPQWSMNETLAQIGIHHPDLRERALAIGDRLQVLADYPTAPGCTSPFAPIWIGEMVRRAG, encoded by the coding sequence ATGAGCGACGTCACCCTCGACCGGGCGCTCGCCGAACTCGCCGCCCTCGAAGATCCGAAGATGCGCGCGGCCAACGAGAAGCGCGGCGACGACCACGGCATGAACCTGAGCCGCCTGCGCGCGCTGGCGAAGACCATCAAGATCGACCACCCGCTCGCGCAGGAGCTGTGGGCGACGGGCGAGACGCCCGCCCGTCTGCTCGCTCTCCTCGTCTGCCGCCCGAAGGACTTCAGCGCCGACGAACTCGACGCCATGCTGCGCGAGACCGATCCGCCGAAGGTCAACGACTGGTTCGTGAACTACGTCGCCAAGAAGAGCCCGCTCGCCGAGGAGATGCGCCTGCGCTGGTTCGACGACGCCGATCCGACGGTCGCTGCGGCGGCCTGGTCGCTCACCTCGGTGCGGGTCGTCAAGGACCCCGACGGCCTCGACCTCGACCGTCTGCTCGATCTGATCGAGGCGCAGATGAAGGATGCCCCGGCACGGCCGCAATGGTCGATGAACGAGACGCTCGCGCAGATCGGCATCCATCATCCGGATCTGCGCGAGCGCGCCCTCGCGATCGGCGACCGCCTGCAGGTGCTCGCCGACTACCCGACGGCACCCGGCTGCACCTCTCCGTTCGCCCCGATCTGGATCGGCGAGATGGTGCGGCGAGCCGGCTGA
- the deoD gene encoding purine-nucleoside phosphorylase, with amino-acid sequence MSTHIAAEPGQIAPIVLFPGDPLRAKWIAETFLDDPELYSETRGMLGFTGTWQGHRVSVQGSGMGQPSMAIYANELFDSYDVQTIVRVGSCGALTEKLKVRDIIIANAASTDSGINRVRFHGLDYAPVADFALLRAAVEASESEELDSAVHVGQLFSSDQFYSTRPELTEPFVKHGILGVEMEAAGLYTLAAFHGRRALAICTVSDHIVTGEETTAQEREQTFGDMIRIALRAATSV; translated from the coding sequence ATGAGCACCCACATCGCGGCGGAGCCCGGTCAGATCGCCCCCATCGTCCTCTTCCCCGGCGACCCGCTGCGGGCCAAGTGGATCGCCGAGACCTTCCTGGATGACCCCGAGCTCTACTCCGAGACCCGCGGGATGCTCGGTTTCACCGGTACCTGGCAGGGCCACCGCGTCTCGGTGCAGGGTTCGGGCATGGGCCAGCCCTCGATGGCGATCTACGCGAATGAGCTGTTCGACTCGTACGACGTGCAGACGATCGTGCGCGTGGGCTCGTGCGGTGCGCTGACCGAGAAGCTCAAGGTGCGCGACATCATCATCGCGAACGCCGCGAGCACCGACTCGGGCATCAACCGGGTGCGCTTCCACGGACTCGACTACGCCCCCGTCGCCGACTTCGCCCTGCTGCGCGCGGCGGTCGAGGCGAGCGAGAGCGAAGAACTCGATTCGGCCGTGCACGTGGGCCAGCTGTTCTCGAGCGACCAGTTCTACAGCACGCGTCCCGAGCTCACGGAGCCCTTCGTGAAGCACGGCATCCTCGGCGTCGAGATGGAGGCCGCGGGCCTCTACACGCTCGCCGCCTTCCACGGCCGCCGCGCGCTCGCGATCTGCACGGTCTCCGACCACATCGTCACGGGCGAGGAGACCACGGCGCAGGAGCGCGAGCAGACCTTCGGCGACATGATCCGCATCGCGCTGCGCGCCGCGACCTCGGTCTGA
- a CDS encoding DEAD/DEAH box helicase: MASLLDPATLPDGSDADAVYTAFVEWAESTGLTLYPAQDEAIIEIVSGNNLILSTPTGTGKSLVAIGAHFAALLDGRRSYYTAPIKALVSEKFFALVEVFGAENVGMVTGDSSVNADAPIICCTAEILANLSLRQGTDAEVGQVVMDEFHFYGDPDRGWAWQVPLLELPQAQFILMSATLGDVTALASDLTRRTGRDTATVTGVERPVPLHFFYEQTPIHETIEELLNTNQAPVYIVHFSQAAAMERAQALSSTKVATREQRDAIADLIGAFRFTTAFGKTLSRFLRAGIGVHHAGMLPKYRRLVEQLAQRGLLRVICGTDTLGVGINVPIRTVLLTALTKFDGTRMRQLNAREFHQIAGRAGRAGYDTAGTVVAQAPEHESENLAAIRKAGDDPKKKRKIIRKKAPDGFVSWGEPSFRKLIDATPETLTSHMQITSAMMLNVIGRGGDVFGNMRALVYDNHEPRARQRELALRAIGIYRTLLESGVVEQTDAGEIRLTVDLQPNFALNQPLSPFALAAFELLGDESPSYALDMISIVESTLDDPRAVLSQQEFQARGEAVAAMKSEGVEYDERMELLEQVTYPKPLDELLTTAFETFSAAQPWIRDFELHPKSVVRDMYERAMSFGEYVAFYKIARSEGVVLRYLSDAYRAASQTIPEELKTEDLRDLIEWLGELVRQVDSSLLDEWEELRAGIDNGRVDSPDEIVPPAPKRLTSNVRAFRTLVRNELFRRVQLAAREDVDALAELDPAFGADAWNDALDGYFAEHDQILTGADARSSALLILTPGETTWTARQIFDDPAGDHDWGISATVDLAASDEAGEAIVTVTAVDRL, from the coding sequence ATGGCATCCCTTCTCGACCCGGCCACCCTTCCCGACGGATCCGATGCGGATGCCGTCTACACGGCGTTCGTCGAATGGGCCGAGTCGACCGGCCTGACCCTCTACCCCGCGCAGGACGAGGCGATCATCGAGATCGTGTCGGGCAACAACCTGATCCTGTCGACCCCGACCGGCACCGGGAAGTCGCTCGTCGCGATCGGCGCGCACTTCGCCGCCCTGCTCGACGGACGCCGCAGTTACTACACCGCACCGATCAAAGCCCTGGTGAGCGAGAAGTTCTTCGCACTGGTCGAGGTGTTCGGCGCCGAGAACGTCGGCATGGTCACGGGTGATTCCTCGGTCAACGCGGATGCTCCGATCATCTGCTGCACCGCCGAGATCCTCGCGAACCTGTCGCTGCGGCAGGGGACGGACGCCGAGGTCGGCCAGGTCGTGATGGACGAGTTCCACTTCTACGGCGACCCCGACCGCGGATGGGCCTGGCAGGTGCCGCTGCTCGAGCTGCCGCAGGCGCAGTTCATCCTGATGTCGGCCACGCTCGGTGACGTGACCGCGCTCGCGTCCGACCTGACCCGCCGCACGGGCCGCGACACGGCGACGGTGACCGGTGTCGAGCGCCCGGTGCCCCTGCACTTCTTCTACGAGCAGACCCCGATCCACGAGACGATCGAGGAACTGCTGAACACGAACCAGGCGCCGGTGTACATCGTGCACTTCTCGCAGGCCGCGGCGATGGAGCGGGCACAGGCGCTGTCGAGCACGAAGGTCGCCACCCGCGAGCAGCGCGACGCGATCGCGGATCTGATCGGTGCGTTCCGCTTCACGACGGCGTTCGGCAAGACGCTCTCGCGCTTCCTGCGGGCGGGGATCGGCGTTCACCACGCGGGGATGCTGCCCAAGTACCGTCGTCTCGTCGAGCAGCTCGCGCAGCGCGGTCTGCTGCGCGTGATCTGCGGAACCGACACGCTCGGCGTCGGGATCAACGTGCCGATCCGCACGGTGCTGCTCACCGCGCTGACCAAGTTCGACGGCACGAGGATGCGGCAGCTCAACGCCCGCGAGTTCCATCAGATCGCCGGCCGCGCGGGTCGTGCGGGCTACGACACCGCGGGCACCGTGGTCGCGCAGGCGCCGGAGCACGAGAGCGAGAACCTCGCCGCCATCCGCAAGGCGGGTGACGACCCGAAGAAGAAGCGCAAGATCATCCGCAAGAAGGCGCCCGACGGCTTCGTGTCGTGGGGCGAGCCCTCGTTCCGCAAGCTCATCGATGCGACACCCGAGACGCTCACCTCGCACATGCAGATCACCAGCGCGATGATGCTGAACGTCATCGGCCGCGGGGGCGACGTGTTCGGCAATATGCGCGCGCTGGTATACGACAATCACGAGCCGCGCGCCCGCCAGCGCGAACTCGCCCTGCGGGCGATCGGCATCTACCGCACCCTGCTCGAATCGGGAGTGGTGGAGCAGACGGATGCCGGGGAGATCCGGCTCACGGTCGATCTGCAGCCGAACTTCGCCCTCAACCAGCCGCTGTCTCCGTTCGCCCTCGCGGCGTTCGAGCTCTTGGGCGACGAGTCCCCCAGCTACGCCCTCGACATGATCTCGATCGTCGAGTCCACGCTCGACGATCCGCGCGCCGTGCTGAGCCAGCAGGAGTTCCAGGCTCGCGGCGAGGCGGTCGCGGCGATGAAGTCCGAGGGCGTCGAGTACGACGAGCGCATGGAGCTGCTCGAGCAGGTCACCTACCCGAAGCCGCTCGACGAGCTGCTGACCACCGCGTTCGAGACCTTCAGCGCCGCGCAGCCGTGGATCCGCGACTTCGAACTGCACCCCAAGTCGGTCGTGCGCGACATGTACGAGCGCGCCATGTCGTTCGGGGAATATGTCGCCTTCTACAAGATCGCCCGCTCGGAGGGCGTGGTGCTGCGCTACCTGTCGGATGCCTATCGCGCGGCATCCCAGACCATCCCCGAAGAGCTCAAGACCGAAGACCTCCGCGACCTGATCGAGTGGCTGGGCGAACTCGTGCGCCAGGTCGACTCGAGCCTGCTCGACGAGTGGGAAGAGCTGCGCGCCGGCATCGACAACGGACGCGTCGATTCCCCCGACGAGATCGTGCCGCCCGCACCGAAGCGCCTCACGAGCAACGTGCGCGCGTTCCGCACCCTCGTGCGCAACGAGCTGTTCCGCCGGGTGCAGCTCGCCGCGCGTGAAGACGTCGACGCCCTCGCCGAACTCGATCCCGCCTTCGGAGCGGATGCCTGGAACGACGCCCTCGACGGCTACTTCGCCGAGCACGACCAGATCCTCACCGGGGCGGATGCCCGCAGTTCCGCGCTGCTCATCCTGACCCCCGGCGAGACGACGTGGACGGCGCGCCAGATCTTCGATGATCCGGCCGGCGACCACGACTGGGGCATCTCGGCGACGGTCGACCTCGCGGCATCCGATGAGGCCGGGGAAGCGATCGTGACGGTCACGGCGGTCGATCGGCTCTAG
- a CDS encoding D-alanine--D-alanine ligase family protein, translating to MTVHVLVVGGGQNAEHDVSLASAAAVAAALRMGDHTVTCVTIDRGGIWRADGIRAGASAAESLALAMPLIAQADVVFPAVHGAPGEDGALAALCALAGVRVVGSGVGAGALGMDKWATKLVADAVGIRTARGRVISAEDIGDVEFEGAVVVKPVSAGSSHGVALVREEAELLPALRAAARLDRRILVEEVVRGREIDVAVLCEAGGIRWAAPPLEIHAEGLFDTATKYDGTARFTVPAQLASDESADLRRAALAMFDALGCGGLARMDFFLTDDGPVLNEVNTMPGLTAASQAPRMFAAAGVAYPDLVARLVKGARVPR from the coding sequence ATGACCGTGCACGTGCTGGTGGTCGGGGGAGGGCAGAATGCCGAGCACGACGTGTCGCTCGCCTCGGCGGCCGCGGTCGCGGCGGCCCTTCGGATGGGGGACCACACGGTGACCTGCGTCACGATCGACCGTGGGGGGATCTGGCGGGCCGACGGCATCCGGGCGGGAGCGTCGGCGGCGGAGTCGCTGGCGCTCGCGATGCCGCTGATCGCGCAAGCCGATGTCGTGTTCCCGGCGGTGCACGGAGCGCCGGGCGAGGACGGCGCGCTCGCGGCGCTCTGCGCGCTCGCCGGAGTACGCGTGGTCGGCTCGGGGGTAGGCGCCGGCGCGCTCGGGATGGACAAGTGGGCGACGAAGCTGGTGGCGGATGCCGTCGGCATCCGGACGGCGCGGGGACGCGTGATCTCGGCCGAGGACATCGGCGACGTGGAGTTCGAGGGTGCCGTCGTCGTCAAGCCGGTCTCGGCCGGATCGAGTCACGGGGTGGCGCTCGTTCGCGAGGAGGCCGAACTGCTTCCGGCGCTGCGCGCGGCGGCGCGACTCGACCGGCGCATCCTCGTGGAGGAGGTCGTGCGCGGACGCGAGATCGACGTCGCCGTGCTGTGCGAGGCGGGCGGCATCCGTTGGGCGGCACCGCCGCTCGAGATCCACGCCGAGGGGCTGTTCGACACGGCGACGAAGTACGACGGAACCGCGCGCTTCACGGTGCCGGCGCAGCTCGCGTCCGACGAGTCGGCGGACCTCAGGCGAGCCGCGCTGGCGATGTTCGACGCCCTCGGATGCGGGGGCCTGGCCCGCATGGACTTCTTCCTCACCGACGACGGGCCGGTGCTCAACGAGGTCAACACCATGCCCGGGCTCACCGCCGCCTCGCAGGCGCCGCGCATGTTCGCCGCCGCCGGGGTGGCGTATCCCGACCTGGTGGCGCGGCTCGTGAAGGGGGCTCGGGTGCCGCGCTGA
- the alr gene encoding alanine racemase, translated as MSAVIEGVALSRLHAPTLTALPTAVDANVARVRASTGAAVMAVVKADGYGLGAVPVARAAVTAGATWLGVTDAADAVELREAGLTEPILAWLNPSGVDARLAHAHRVDIAVGSVEELRQLAADAAAPVRVHLHLDTGMARGGCPVEDWAELLRVARSARGRIEVTGVMGHLPRADAGDPCANAAAVQRLRQGRDAVLRAGFGPLTVHLAATAGALTDPATHFDLVRIGAGLVGIDPSETTALAGAARWTASVVHSARVPAGTAVGYGGDHIVERSTHLSVIGVGYADGVPRELSPAAGVAIDGARHPIVGRVSMDQIVVDTGDTAVPRGAEAVLLGPEGGAVPSLQDWARWAGTIPHTILTGIGPRVQRSIA; from the coding sequence ATGAGCGCCGTCATCGAGGGGGTCGCGCTCTCGCGGCTGCACGCACCGACGCTCACCGCCCTGCCGACAGCCGTCGACGCGAACGTCGCGCGGGTGCGCGCCTCGACGGGCGCCGCCGTCATGGCGGTCGTCAAGGCCGACGGCTACGGCCTCGGGGCCGTGCCGGTCGCGCGCGCTGCGGTCACCGCCGGGGCGACCTGGCTGGGAGTGACGGATGCCGCCGACGCCGTCGAGCTGCGTGAGGCCGGGCTCACGGAGCCGATCCTGGCGTGGCTGAATCCCTCGGGCGTCGATGCGCGGCTCGCGCACGCGCATCGCGTCGACATCGCGGTGGGATCGGTCGAGGAGCTGCGACAGCTGGCCGCGGATGCCGCCGCTCCCGTGCGCGTGCACCTGCACCTCGACACCGGGATGGCCCGCGGCGGATGCCCGGTCGAGGACTGGGCCGAACTGCTGCGGGTCGCACGGTCGGCGCGCGGACGGATCGAGGTCACCGGTGTCATGGGCCACCTGCCGCGGGCCGACGCCGGCGACCCGTGCGCGAACGCGGCGGCGGTGCAGCGGTTGCGTCAGGGGAGGGATGCCGTGCTGCGCGCCGGCTTCGGGCCGCTGACCGTGCACCTCGCCGCGACCGCCGGGGCGCTCACCGACCCCGCCACTCATTTCGACCTCGTGCGGATCGGAGCCGGCCTCGTGGGGATCGATCCCTCCGAGACCACGGCGCTCGCCGGGGCCGCACGGTGGACGGCATCCGTCGTGCACAGCGCGCGTGTGCCGGCCGGAACCGCGGTCGGCTACGGCGGCGACCACATCGTCGAGCGCTCGACGCATCTGAGTGTGATCGGCGTCGGATACGCCGACGGGGTGCCCCGCGAGCTGTCGCCGGCGGCGGGCGTCGCGATCGACGGTGCGCGGCATCCGATCGTCGGACGGGTGTCGATGGATCAGATCGTCGTCGACACGGGAGATACCGCGGTTCCGCGCGGTGCGGAGGCGGTGCTGCTCGGGCCGGAGGGCGGTGCGGTGCCGTCGCTGCAGGACTGGGCGCGCTGGGCCGGAACGATCCCGCACACCATCCTCACGGGCATCGGCCCCCGCGTGCAGAGGAGCATCGCATGA
- a CDS encoding M15 family metallopeptidase, translating to MNSTTSTTRRARRIVWSAIALIVAVIAAFAVQQSLAAADAVLSHSFTAGPGPDASTDDSAAETSTGAASIPPGGSVLAPSDADGVIRDGDQPTVFDTDRVAVGNLDPALLDALQRAASDADVPFLVNSGWRSAALQQHMLDQAVISYGSAEEAARWVATPETSLHVSGEAVDLGGLPTLDWLAQHGAGYGLCQIYANESWHYELRPDAVTQGCPEMYADPTEDPRMQR from the coding sequence ATGAACAGCACCACCTCCACCACCCGCCGAGCGCGGCGGATCGTCTGGTCGGCGATCGCACTGATCGTCGCCGTCATCGCCGCCTTCGCTGTGCAGCAGTCGCTCGCCGCAGCGGATGCCGTGCTCTCGCACAGCTTCACCGCCGGCCCCGGGCCCGACGCCTCCACCGACGACAGCGCCGCAGAGACCTCGACGGGTGCCGCCTCGATCCCGCCGGGAGGATCGGTGCTCGCCCCGAGCGACGCCGACGGTGTGATCCGCGACGGCGACCAGCCGACGGTCTTCGACACCGACCGCGTGGCCGTCGGCAACCTCGACCCGGCGCTGCTCGACGCGCTGCAGCGCGCGGCATCCGACGCCGACGTCCCCTTCCTCGTCAACAGCGGCTGGCGCTCGGCGGCCCTGCAGCAGCACATGCTTGACCAGGCCGTGATCAGTTACGGCTCGGCCGAGGAGGCGGCGCGCTGGGTCGCGACGCCCGAGACCTCGCTGCACGTGTCGGGCGAGGCTGTCGACCTCGGCGGTCTTCCGACCCTCGACTGGCTCGCCCAGCACGGCGCCGGTTACGGACTCTGCCAGATCTACGCGAACGAGTCGTGGCACTACGAACTCCGGCCGGATGCCGTCACTCAGGGCTGCCCCGAGATGTACGCCGACCCGACCGAAGACCCGCGGATGCAGCGATGA
- a CDS encoding response regulator transcription factor — MRVLIVEDEPYLAEAVRDGLRLEAIAADIAGDGHVALELLDINSYDIAVLDRDIPGPSGDDIARAIVASGSGIPIIMLTAADRLDDKASGFELGADDYLTKPFELRELVLRLRALGRRRERARPPVLEVAGLRLDPFRREVFRDERYVALTRKQFAVLEVLVDAAGGVVSAEELLERAWDENADPFTNAVRITVSSLRKRLGEPWVIVTVPGVGYRIATDAAADAGGAVTDAGGAAADAGADADA, encoded by the coding sequence ATGCGTGTGCTGATCGTCGAGGACGAGCCCTACCTCGCCGAGGCCGTCCGCGACGGGCTGCGGCTCGAGGCGATCGCCGCCGACATCGCGGGCGACGGGCACGTCGCGTTGGAGCTGCTCGACATCAACTCCTACGACATCGCGGTGCTCGACCGCGACATCCCCGGCCCGTCGGGCGACGACATCGCCCGCGCGATCGTCGCGTCGGGCAGCGGCATCCCGATCATCATGCTCACCGCCGCCGACCGCCTCGACGACAAGGCCTCGGGGTTCGAGCTCGGCGCCGACGACTACCTCACGAAGCCCTTCGAACTGCGCGAACTCGTGCTGCGCCTGCGTGCGCTGGGGCGGCGCCGCGAGCGCGCCCGGCCGCCGGTGCTCGAGGTCGCGGGGCTGCGGCTCGACCCGTTCCGCCGCGAGGTCTTCCGCGACGAGCGGTACGTCGCCCTCACCCGCAAGCAGTTCGCGGTGCTCGAGGTGCTCGTCGACGCGGCGGGCGGGGTGGTGAGCGCCGAGGAGCTGCTGGAGCGCGCCTGGGACGAGAACGCCGACCCCTTCACCAACGCCGTGCGCATCACCGTGTCATCGCTGCGCAAGCGGCTCGGGGAACCCTGGGTGATCGTGACGGTGCCGGGCGTCGGGTATCGGATCGCGACGGATGCGGCGGCGGATGCCGGGGGTGCGGTGACGGATGCCGGGGGTGCGGCGGCGGATGCTGGGGCGGATGCCGATGCTTAG